One Streptomyces sp. CG4 genomic window, GCGTCGGCCGGCGGCGCGGAAGCGCGTACGAGTGACAACGACAATGACAAGGAAGCGGACAGCCACGATGACGGTTCCCCTGCCGACCGCGACGACCCGATGGCGCTGCACCCTGTGCGGCAACCTCACCCGGTTCGACGTGACCCGTTCCTCGAAGGTCGTCGAGTACGTCCATCTCGATCTCGCCGGTGAGCCGAAGGTGGAGGAGCGCGACGTGGTCAGTGAGACCATCGAGTCGGTGCGCTGCCGCTGGTGCAATGCGGTGGACCAGGTGGAACTCGTGGACAGGCCGGGTGCCGGCTCCTGAGCGGAGCGGCCCCGAAGAAGTGACGTAGTGGGGTGTGAGGGATGGTGGAGACCGCAGGCGGGGGGCCGGGCGACGGCACCGCTGAGGTGCTTGACCGTCCGCTGCCCGACGGCGTGCGCCGACGGGTCGTGCAGATCGTCTCGGACGGCTTCGGCGGCCTGACCGTGACGGAACTGCCCGCCCAGCTGAGGCAGTACGCCCGGTTCGCCCCCAATCGCCGGGCGAAGTTCGCCGGCAACGCGATGGCGGCGGCGCTGGAGACCGATGCGCTGTTCCGGCAGCGGATCGGGGAGAAGCTCAGAGAGGCCCAGCCGGAACTCACCGGCGCCCTCGACTCCGGCTCCCCGCCCCCGGCCGCGGACCCGCTCGACGTGGCGGCCGCGGCCTACGTACTGCGCCCGGCGGGCTGGGTGAAGCTGGTCACCGCGGCCGGCGAGGAGGCCCAGCGCGTCGACGCCGAGCGCGCGGACGAGGAGAGCCGGGCCGAGCTGGAGCGGCTGCGCGCCGAGCTGGCCCAGGCCCGCGACCACACCCGCGCCGAGACCGAACGGCTGCGCGCGGAGCTGGAGTCGGCGAGGAAGGAAGCGGAATCGCTTCACCGCAAGCTCCGCGCCGCCCACAGCGACGTCAAGCGGGGCGAGGCCGCACTGCGCAAGGCGCACGGCGAGATCGACGCGGTACGGGCCGAGGCGCAGACGCAGGTGTCGGCCGCCGAGAGCGAGTCCCGCCGGCTCAAGGCACGCCTGGGCGAGGCCGAGGCGGCCCTCGAGGCCACCCGCCGGGCGGCCCGCGAGGGCCGCAGCGTGGAGGACATGCGGGTACGGCTGCTGCTGGACACCCTGCTGGAGGCCACCCAGGGGCTGCGCCGCGAACTCGCCCTGCCGCCCGTGTCCGTGCGGCCCGCCGAGACCGTGGACGCGGTCGAACCGGGACGTATGACACCGAAGGACATCGCGGCCCGGGCCCTGTCCGAAAATGATCCAGCCATCCTCGACCAGCTGCTCGCGCTGCCCCAGGCGCATCTGGTGGTCGACGGCTACAACGTCACCAAGACCGGCTATCCGCAGATGCCGCTGGAGAAGCAGCGCCTCAGGCTGCTGGGCCAGCTCTCGGCGCTCGCCGCGCAGACCGGCGCCGAGGTGACATGCGTCTTCGACGGCGCCGAACTGGCCGCGCCGGTGCTGCTCGCGCCGCCGCGCGGGGTGCGCGTGCTGTTCTCCAAGCCGGGCGTCACGGCGGACGAGCTGATCCGCCAGCTGGTGCGCGCGGAGCCGCCGGGCCGTCCGGTCATCGTCGCCTCCACCGACCGCGAGGTGGCCGACGGGGTCGCCAGGGCCGGTGCCCGCCCGGTCGCGTCTGCGGTGCTTCTCAAGCGACTGTCCTGAAGGCCCAACGGGCAGAGCTAATGCCCGAATTAGCCGGATCGTCACGCAACGTAGCGTCAACCTCGCGTTACAGCATGTGGGTTGTGTGCAAAGAATGCATTGTGTGATGGGATTTTTTAGTGTGAGGATTTGAACTGATCACAGTCGGGTCACTAGGGTCTGGGCTCGAACCTCCGAACGGGTGATCGCTCACTCACTCACGAGAAGGAGTTCGTCCTCCGTGGCGTCCCACCGTCGACCCAAGCAGCAGAGTCGCGCTCGCGTGACCGTGCTGACCACTGCCGCTGCCGCCGCTGTCGTGCTGAGCGCGAACGCCGCCAACGCCGCGCCGAGCCAGAAGCTCAGCAAGGACCAGGTAAAGGCCAAGGTAGACGACCTCTACGGGAAGGCCGAGCAGGCCACCGAGAAGTTCAACGGGGCGAAGGAGAAGCAGCAGAAGCTGCAGAAGGACATATCCACCATCCAGGACAATGTCGCGCGAGGTCAGCAGGACCTCAACAAGCTGCGCGACGGCCTGGGTTCGCTGGCCACCTCGCAGTACCGCTCCGGTGGCATCGACCCCTCGGTCCAGCTCTTCCTGTCCTCCAATCCGGACGACTTCCTGGACAAGGCCTCCACGCTCGACCAGTTGAGCGCGCAGCAGGTCGACGCCCTGAAGAAGATTCAGGACAAACAGCGCGAACTGGCCCAGGAGCGGGCCGAGGCCAGCGAGAAGCTCAAGGACCTCTCCGCCACCCGCGCCCAGCTGGAGCAGAACAAGAAGGACGTCCAGAGCAAGCTCGCCGACGCGCAGAAGCTGCTCAACACCCTGACCGCCAAGGAGAAGGCGGACCTGGCCGCCGAGCAGCAGCGGGCCGACCGCTCCTCCAGCCAGCGGGTCGACCTCGGCAACACGCCGCCCGCCTCCGGCCGGGCCGCGGCCGCCTTCTCGGCCGCCCAGTCGCAGATCGGCAAGCCGTACGTCTACGGCGCCACCGGCACCGCCTCCTACGACTGCTCGGGCCTGACCTCCTGGGCCTACGCCCAGGCCGGCATCTCCATCCCGCGCACCTCCCAGGAGCAGGCGACCATAGGGACCCGGATCGACTCGGCGAACGACCTGCAGGTCGGCGACCTGGTGTTCTTCTACGGCGACATCCACCACGTCGGTCTGTACGCGGGCAACGGCCAGGTGCTGCACGCCCCGCACACCGGCGCCGTGGTCCGCTACGAGTCGATGTCCGACATGCCGTTCCAGTTCGGCGTCCGGGTCTGACGTCCCCCGCGCAACCCGCTCCGGCACCCTCGGGAAACCCGGTCTGATACCCCCGCGGCTCCGCGGGAAACACTTCAACGGGGGCGCCCGAACGGGCGAATCCCGCGGACCGGAACTGACCCCACGCCCCGCCAGTTACCTGCGTAACCGGCGGGGCGTCACTGTGTGTTGCCATCGCGGTCTTTGGTCGCGGCCCTTCCGCACGGCTACTGTCTGCCGCGCTTCCCTGGCGCCGGGGCCTCCCCGTCCCCAGGCGCCGGGGGAGCGGTCCGTGTCCGCCAGCAGAAGGACTGCCGTGGGGTCTCATCGCCGCCTTGCCTCGTCCGGGTTCGACCGGGGAGCCGTCACGCTGTGCATGTTGTCGGCCGCGGCCGCCGCACTCGGCGCCGTACCCGCGCACGCGGCTCCGCGGGCCGACGCCCGCGCCGAGGTGGACCGTCTCTACCAGGAGGCCGAACAGGCGACCCAGGCCTTCGACAAGGCCCAGGAGCGGTCGGACACGCTGCGTCGCGAGGTGCGGGACGCCCAGGACCTCATCGCCCGGCAGCAGCAGCACATCAACACCCTGCGCGAGCAGCTCGGTTCGCTGGCCGGCGCCCAGTACCGCGAGGGCGCCATCGACCCGACCGTCGCGCTGCTGTTCTCCGAGAACCCCGCCGACTACCTCGACAAGGCGTCCACCATCGACCGCATCGGCGTCCAACAGGCCGACCGGCTGCGGGAGTTGGAGTCGGCGCTGCGGGAGCTGGCCCAGGAACGCGCGCAGACGGCCGGGAAGCTCGCCGAGCTGGACAAGAGCCGCAAGTCCGTGGCCACGCACAAGCGGACCGTGGAGCGGAAACTGGCCAAGGCCCGGCAGCTGCTCAACGCGATGCCGGCCCACGATCGCGCCGCCTTCGACCGGGCCTCGCGCGACGACGGCTCCGGCCGCCTCGACCTGCCCGACCTGACCGGCGTCTTCGGCTCCGAAGTCCCCGACGCCCGCGCCGCCGCCGCGGTGGCCGCCGCCCGCTCCGCCCTCGGCCGCCCGTACGTGTGGGGCGCCAGCGGCCCCACCGGCTTCGACTGCTCGGGCCTGATGCAGTGGTCGTACGCGCACGCCGGGATGGAGCT contains:
- a CDS encoding NYN domain-containing protein, with the translated sequence MVETAGGGPGDGTAEVLDRPLPDGVRRRVVQIVSDGFGGLTVTELPAQLRQYARFAPNRRAKFAGNAMAAALETDALFRQRIGEKLREAQPELTGALDSGSPPPAADPLDVAAAAYVLRPAGWVKLVTAAGEEAQRVDAERADEESRAELERLRAELAQARDHTRAETERLRAELESARKEAESLHRKLRAAHSDVKRGEAALRKAHGEIDAVRAEAQTQVSAAESESRRLKARLGEAEAALEATRRAAREGRSVEDMRVRLLLDTLLEATQGLRRELALPPVSVRPAETVDAVEPGRMTPKDIAARALSENDPAILDQLLALPQAHLVVDGYNVTKTGYPQMPLEKQRLRLLGQLSALAAQTGAEVTCVFDGAELAAPVLLAPPRGVRVLFSKPGVTADELIRQLVRAEPPGRPVIVASTDREVADGVARAGARPVASAVLLKRLS
- a CDS encoding NlpC/P60 family protein; amino-acid sequence: MASHRRPKQQSRARVTVLTTAAAAAVVLSANAANAAPSQKLSKDQVKAKVDDLYGKAEQATEKFNGAKEKQQKLQKDISTIQDNVARGQQDLNKLRDGLGSLATSQYRSGGIDPSVQLFLSSNPDDFLDKASTLDQLSAQQVDALKKIQDKQRELAQERAEASEKLKDLSATRAQLEQNKKDVQSKLADAQKLLNTLTAKEKADLAAEQQRADRSSSQRVDLGNTPPASGRAAAAFSAAQSQIGKPYVYGATGTASYDCSGLTSWAYAQAGISIPRTSQEQATIGTRIDSANDLQVGDLVFFYGDIHHVGLYAGNGQVLHAPHTGAVVRYESMSDMPFQFGVRV
- a CDS encoding NlpC/P60 family protein codes for the protein MGSHRRLASSGFDRGAVTLCMLSAAAAALGAVPAHAAPRADARAEVDRLYQEAEQATQAFDKAQERSDTLRREVRDAQDLIARQQQHINTLREQLGSLAGAQYREGAIDPTVALLFSENPADYLDKASTIDRIGVQQADRLRELESALRELAQERAQTAGKLAELDKSRKSVATHKRTVERKLAKARQLLNAMPAHDRAAFDRASRDDGSGRLDLPDLTGVFGSEVPDARAAAAVAAARSALGRPYVWGASGPTGFDCSGLMQWSYAHAGMELPRTSQEQRFAGRHIPLSEARPGDLVVYRSDASHVGMYVGNGQVIHAPYPGAAVRYDPVGMMPISSVTRP